One genomic window of Desulfurococcus mucosus DSM 2162 includes the following:
- a CDS encoding NADH-quinone oxidoreductase subunit I: MVAASIYKSLRYLLKRPYTRQVPRVDTPFKTPVTRGGHVLDMAKCTGCSMCQQVCPANSIDMVVVEGEYPQNPRKRFPRIDLNKCTFCGLCVEYCPFNALSMTTATGYELFTTDKSTLLKQPMDLKPLAKVTITRSHFAAPYVKPYLPRSGGGEVA, from the coding sequence GTGGTCGCGGCATCAATCTATAAATCCCTAAGGTACCTCTTAAAGAGACCCTACACTAGGCAGGTTCCAAGGGTGGACACCCCGTTCAAGACCCCTGTTACAAGGGGTGGACACGTGCTCGACATGGCTAAGTGCACTGGGTGCTCGATGTGCCAGCAGGTGTGCCCAGCGAACTCCATAGACATGGTGGTTGTTGAAGGCGAATACCCGCAGAACCCGCGTAAAAGATTCCCCAGGATAGACTTGAACAAGTGCACCTTCTGCGGCCTATGCGTGGAGTACTGCCCGTTCAACGCGCTCTCCATGACCACTGCAACAGGCTACGAGCTCTTCACAACGGATAAGTCGACGCTGCTGAAGCAGCCCATGGATCTGAAGCCGCTTGCCAAGGTGACTATTACAAGAAGTCATTTCGCAGCCCCATACGTGAAGCCATATCTGCCTAGGAGTGGAGGCGGGGAGGTGGCCTAG
- the mnhG gene encoding monovalent cation/H(+) antiporter subunit G, protein MMDTIIFYLGLTLTITGGVLDIIASIGFFRLKDFYMRLHAATIGSIGGGFYPLIGLALIVLSLDVDIYFKAYFSGVCLIAAALIALGTPAGSHILARAAYHSGEPEPITGVDKLREDKGDGR, encoded by the coding sequence ATGATGGATACAATAATATTCTACCTCGGCCTCACGTTAACGATCACCGGCGGCGTACTCGATATCATAGCTTCAATAGGCTTCTTCAGGCTGAAAGACTTCTACATGAGGCTCCATGCAGCTACAATAGGCAGCATTGGTGGAGGCTTCTACCCCTTGATAGGGCTGGCGTTGATAGTGCTCTCCCTCGACGTCGACATATATTTTAAAGCATATTTCTCAGGAGTCTGCCTAATAGCTGCTGCACTCATAGCCCTTGGAACCCCGGCCGGCTCCCATATCCTTGCCAGGGCAGCCTATCACAGCGGGGAGCCGGAGCCCATCACCGGGGTAGACAAGCTCAGGGAGGATAAGGGTGATGGGAGATGA
- a CDS encoding Na(+)/H(+) antiporter subunit B, translating into MILIAAISATLALLATIAVFRERDVAKAIVYSGIESAFYAILLSYLLAPDLLIAYIAIGLGVNSLLLIYVLSKGDRYEE; encoded by the coding sequence ATGATACTGATCGCAGCCATAAGTGCAACACTAGCACTGCTTGCAACAATAGCTGTTTTCAGGGAGAGGGATGTCGCCAAGGCAATAGTGTACTCGGGAATAGAGTCGGCTTTCTACGCGATACTCCTCTCATACCTCCTGGCTCCAGACCTACTCATAGCGTACATAGCCATAGGGCTCGGCGTGAACAGCCTCCTACTCATATACGTGTTGAGCAAGGGTGATAGATATGAGGAGTAG
- a CDS encoding NADH-quinone oxidoreductase subunit D codes for MAGRGRLTEIYFGPQHPGAPGNIGFKLLLDGERVVKAEAIPGFLHRGFEKMMENRTWEMNVVLSYRFCVEDPDPLEIAYSMALEKIHRVDIPENAKYLRMIQAEFSRIASHLFWSHFIGGSVGLRTPAYWAVAAREEILKWFARLSGHRVYHNISVPGGVRYPLPDSFVEDTLRVADFVEERVRDVEAALLGNKVFKDRTKGLGKLTAREALELGATGPVLRATGLPYDLRRANPYLNYGKVGFDIPTGSAGDSYDRSMVRFREIYESLRIIRESVKRIDPEAPLRVKLPLTAPPGEGVARVETARGEYMIHIVSTGGRKPYRVRLRSMSMPLLTTVIEYIVSREEVTIADFPVLLASMDPCTPDLDR; via the coding sequence ATGGCAGGTAGAGGAAGGCTCACAGAGATATATTTCGGCCCACAGCACCCGGGTGCACCTGGCAACATAGGGTTCAAGCTACTCCTAGATGGAGAAAGAGTAGTGAAGGCTGAAGCCATCCCAGGCTTCCTCCACCGTGGCTTCGAGAAGATGATGGAGAACAGGACATGGGAGATGAACGTAGTACTCAGCTACAGGTTCTGCGTCGAGGACCCAGACCCCCTTGAAATAGCGTACTCCATGGCCCTTGAGAAAATCCACAGGGTCGACATACCTGAGAACGCCAAGTACCTTAGAATGATACAGGCAGAGTTCTCAAGGATAGCCTCCCACCTGTTCTGGAGCCACTTCATTGGTGGAAGCGTTGGACTAAGGACACCAGCATACTGGGCTGTTGCAGCCCGTGAGGAGATCCTCAAGTGGTTCGCCAGGCTCTCAGGTCACAGAGTATACCACAACATAAGTGTGCCAGGCGGCGTCAGATACCCGTTACCCGACTCCTTCGTCGAGGACACGCTTAGAGTAGCCGACTTCGTCGAGGAGCGGGTGAGAGACGTCGAGGCCGCCCTCCTGGGGAACAAGGTGTTCAAGGACAGGACGAAGGGGCTTGGAAAACTGACGGCGAGGGAGGCCCTTGAACTAGGTGCAACAGGCCCGGTTCTAAGAGCCACAGGGCTCCCCTACGACCTCCGGAGGGCTAACCCGTACCTGAACTACGGGAAGGTGGGCTTCGACATACCGACGGGCTCCGCCGGCGACTCATATGATAGAAGCATGGTGAGGTTCCGCGAGATCTACGAGAGCCTCAGGATAATACGTGAGAGCGTTAAAAGGATCGATCCCGAAGCCCCTCTGAGAGTGAAGCTCCCCCTCACAGCACCACCCGGTGAAGGGGTTGCCAGGGTTGAAACAGCTAGGGGCGAATACATGATTCACATTGTGAGCACCGGTGGCAGGAAGCCCTATAGGGTTAGGTTGAGAAGCATGTCGATGCCGCTGCTAACCACGGTCATAGAGTACATTGTGAGCCGTGAAGAGGTCACAATAGCGGATTTCCCAGTGCTCCTCGCCTCCATGGACCCCTGCACCCCGGATCTAGACAGGTGA
- a CDS encoding Na+/H+ antiporter subunit E, producing the protein MNKASLAVAILLSAVTYLVYTGVFDILEAMIAVTAGTLVAYVFKLELVSDAGKLTPRRMLLGLYYLFKYFTVIEAKAHWGVVKVILSPSPLPTPAIVRVPFRVSSDYGVTFVANSITNTPGTIVVDLDQERKVYYVHWLTPTDVSDEGAYREVSAEFEKYLKEVFG; encoded by the coding sequence ATGAATAAGGCTTCACTCGCAGTGGCCATACTTCTCTCCGCGGTCACATACCTCGTGTACACAGGGGTATTCGACATCCTTGAAGCCATGATAGCTGTTACGGCAGGCACCCTGGTGGCATACGTCTTCAAGCTGGAGCTAGTCAGCGATGCAGGCAAGCTTACACCGAGAAGAATGCTGCTAGGCCTCTACTACTTGTTCAAGTACTTCACAGTCATAGAGGCTAAGGCGCATTGGGGCGTGGTGAAGGTGATACTTTCCCCAAGCCCCCTTCCAACGCCAGCCATAGTCAGGGTCCCATTCAGGGTTTCAAGCGACTACGGTGTCACATTCGTAGCCAACAGTATAACCAACACGCCTGGAACAATAGTGGTCGACCTGGATCAGGAGAGAAAAGTATACTATGTGCACTGGCTGACCCCTACGGATGTAAGCGATGAAGGCGCTTACCGTGAAGTCTCAGCTGAGTTCGAGAAATACTTGAAGGAGGTCTTCGGGTAA
- a CDS encoding monovalent cation/H+ antiporter complex subunit F, giving the protein MVDYGLLESAIPFITGLFTAAMILYSLRVLSSKTLPDAVLAVDALSVDLVVLLVLIALYYKSPMLLIGVVPLAAWILLLDVIIARYMYKHRERGGGR; this is encoded by the coding sequence GTGGTTGACTACGGGCTCCTCGAGTCAGCGATACCGTTTATCACGGGCCTCTTCACAGCCGCCATGATACTGTACTCGCTGAGAGTACTATCCTCGAAGACCCTGCCGGACGCGGTGCTGGCGGTGGATGCTTTAAGCGTAGACCTAGTCGTGCTTTTAGTCCTCATAGCCCTCTACTATAAATCCCCAATGCTCCTCATAGGTGTAGTACCCTTGGCAGCATGGATCCTCCTGCTCGACGTGATCATTGCGAGATACATGTATAAGCATAGGGAGAGGGGTGGTGGGAGATGA
- a CDS encoding Na+/H+ antiporter subunit C has protein sequence MSLDAYIWYYIMVTVVFTIAYSLYGVATRPHIVKKLVFITILSDAVYVLLVFMGYRLTASTPPVYPGGTLLNPQLPWNPSEVVSFIARSVDPVPQVLIVTAIVIGLAQLIFLSAIALRIVKATGTFNVNRLEVAEDE, from the coding sequence GTGAGCCTCGACGCATACATCTGGTACTACATAATGGTGACAGTAGTGTTCACCATAGCATACTCGCTCTACGGTGTTGCAACCAGGCCCCATATAGTCAAGAAGCTAGTGTTCATAACCATACTGTCAGACGCCGTCTACGTGCTCCTAGTCTTCATGGGGTACAGGCTCACGGCTTCAACACCCCCGGTCTACCCCGGTGGAACACTGCTAAACCCGCAGCTACCGTGGAACCCTAGTGAGGTAGTATCCTTCATAGCGAGGAGCGTTGACCCAGTGCCACAGGTACTCATAGTGACAGCCATAGTGATAGGCCTAGCCCAGTTGATATTCCTCTCCGCGATAGCGTTGAGGATAGTTAAGGCAACCGGGACATTCAACGTAAACCGCCTGGAGGTGGCTGAGGATGAATAA
- a CDS encoding MnhB domain-containing protein: protein MRSRSMHLYLSILVSLTLAVLIALLLEYTGLASFKAQELTGLAQIYLAHVAYPGSPWTSMSTEVVTSVIWDQRGFDTYFETSVLFLAIAASLLVLEKTGSATRLSDAGGEVTVIVRTVVKPVVLIVAVVSVSVALHGHLTPGGGFQGGSIFVIAPLLVLLALGISPLYKAGFTPRKLLGVRALAVTLIFVLGVIPLAYSIVSGGKAYLFQNLAKPYSQFSFPALVETPMGPLLLSGTLFWLNFFEFLAVSSGFTLALIYLTREFEGGDAE from the coding sequence ATGAGGAGTAGGAGCATGCACCTCTATCTCTCAATACTGGTCTCACTCACCCTAGCAGTATTAATAGCACTACTACTAGAGTACACGGGGCTAGCCAGCTTCAAAGCACAGGAGCTCACCGGGCTCGCACAGATATACCTGGCGCACGTAGCCTACCCTGGCTCCCCGTGGACATCGATGAGCACTGAGGTGGTAACCAGCGTCATATGGGATCAAAGAGGCTTCGACACATACTTCGAGACAAGCGTGCTTTTCCTAGCCATAGCGGCCTCACTACTCGTACTGGAGAAAACCGGCTCAGCCACAAGGCTCAGCGACGCCGGCGGCGAGGTCACAGTGATAGTTAGAACAGTGGTTAAACCAGTAGTATTGATAGTGGCCGTGGTCAGCGTGTCGGTCGCACTCCACGGGCACCTCACGCCTGGAGGCGGATTCCAGGGTGGAAGCATATTCGTCATCGCACCCCTACTAGTCCTCCTAGCCCTAGGCATCAGCCCACTGTATAAAGCAGGGTTCACACCGCGGAAACTCCTAGGGGTGAGAGCCCTGGCAGTCACCCTGATATTCGTGCTCGGAGTAATCCCACTAGCCTACAGTATTGTAAGCGGTGGAAAGGCATACCTCTTCCAGAACCTCGCTAAGCCGTACTCGCAGTTCTCGTTCCCAGCCCTCGTGGAGACACCCATGGGACCCCTGCTGTTATCGGGCACGCTTTTCTGGCTCAACTTCTTCGAGTTCCTCGCCGTCTCCTCAGGGTTCACTCTCGCATTAATCTACTTGACAAGGGAGTTCGAGGGAGGTGACGCCGAGTGA